In Monodelphis domestica isolate mMonDom1 chromosome 1, mMonDom1.pri, whole genome shotgun sequence, the sequence ttttaatgttttttttcttataaagtttggatctttaggaacagaaaagagatatattgaaaaatataggCTATGTAAAAGATATCAGTAAGTTTTTTTCAAAGTTAGAAAAGTATATAAATCACAAGAAGGAATTACCTTGTAGTTTTGAATATGATTTTAATTCACTTTATATTAGAAAAGGAATGTGCAACATGTATATAGTGTACAATAAAAGATTGCTGTCCATATGCGGTATtgtgttaaaattcccaatttaTGTCTTACTGTCTTTTCTATATTATAAAAGGCCCTTTGGTTTATTATTgtggctgttcagtcatttcaagtcATGTCCATATCTTTATGACTCCTTATGGGGTTTAATTGGCAAATATacttctctaacttattttatagatgaggaaactaagaaaaacaaggttaagtgatttgttcaagatcacacacctagtgagtgtctgagttttgatttgaactcaggttttcctctcTCCAGGTCCAGAGTTTtattcattgcaccacctagctgattTATTACTACATGCTCTTTTTGCAAGGCTTGGTGATGGTTGGAATTCAGATTTTAAatgtgttctttatttttaaatgtttgttttattattatgaacttgGCAAATGTTAACATATCCTTatataaagaacagaaaatagAATTACATGGGAAATCTTGAATCTCTATTACCTACAtagatttaatataatttaacacAGCAGCTTCAATACTGCTTTCCTCTTTTGAACATTCTTCTGCTTCTTTCTATatgtttttaaagattatttcatccattcatttttaCATCATTAGATATTTAACCAATTTTGAACCCAtttaattgtattatattttaatctatttctCACCATCTTTCCCCACAAGAATAGCAATTAGTTAAGCattattaagcaactactttATACTAGGCAATATGCTAcatattagggatacaaagaaaggcaaaagattgtCCCTAatctcaagaaactcacaatgtaaaagaggaaaaaacatgcaaacaactgtgtacaaacaagatCTAAATGTGTTATGAGTTGGTAGTTATGATAGATATTAAGGCTGAATAAGTAAACCTGAGAATCATTAAAAATGTCAAGAAGTTGAGATGTTGTGGGTTGCAGAGGTGAACCCTCCCAGGGTTTGGGAAGGCTACCTTTTGCAAGTGCAAGACTCCAAAAGTTagcttgaaaagaaaaagagaaatttaatttagaaggtaatgttgaatctgtcCAAGAGGACAGCATAGGTAGAATCCTGCTTCTGTAATAGCAAGGAGGACTTTGAAAGGGAAAGAACCAATGTTCAACTGTTGGGGAAGGGATACTACATGGCacttcctctttatttctctaAGTTCATTTGTTACCAGTGAAGTCAGTCAGTCAAGACTAAAGGGTTAGTTTTTTTCCCTAAAGGCTCCTTCTTAACTGATGGATTGAAATTTTCCTCCTATCATAGACTCTGATTCAGCTTCTAGTATAACATcaaagtatctaatttatttgggtataaggttcttgaaagaatgaagaaaggaaagagcagGGGATGAGGAAGTctctaagatttttttcctatgtAGCTCTTGAGTGTTTGACCAAGAAAATGTTTTCATgaataagctctgggttcccctaagggaaaaagagagtatCCCAAAGATTGGCTTCATTTGATAGTTGAGATCTTCAGTTCAAGCAGAGGATTTTTGAGATTTGTATTTCTTCATCCAGCTCCAGAGTCCCAGATATGAAGAGCTTTGGGTcttcctccaactgcttttgaaCCTGGATGGAACTCCATCCCATCTCCCAAATCCCATCTCCCAAACTCTTGTGAAGGTTACATTTACTACTTTTCTCAGCATCTCTTCaaacttaaaatttctctttGCTCCTGGTCATCCCCttgttctttcttccttgatGAAACAGAATAGATGGAAAGCTATTCTAGGGAAGActgcatggatggaaaagctgttcccCCAGATGTCATCAATTCTGGAGATTGTATACTCTACAACAGTGAGGAtgtgactctggagcaaggggttgggaggagggataGGTTTGTTGGAAGGGATGGGAGTGGGTCTCctgatttggaggacagatggatgagttatgtctctttgtccatctcaaatcaatgggactaTCAAAGGAGGGTAATACTCAAGGTCAAATGGTTTGGACTGGGAGTCATGAGGGCCtaaaggagcaaaggaatttccaatagtttgcctgagtttctggggatacaatgcTCATGCCATTTTTATTGTTTCATATTcagttctctttttccttcttttgaaaaaaatgttcatagTTATTACATTttctagataataataatatttttaaaaatgaaaaatatttgaattagATTTTTGGTAAAATTAGTTCAACAATTTGTAACAATATGAGAGAAGTTTCATCTTCTTTGGATCAGTAGTTCCATTATTAGATAGAAAGGTTCTGTgtgtatcaaaatatttaaaaatccatatgataaaatatatttcctttctcatttgaGATATAGGCAATAATGAGTGGGGAATTTTGTACACACTACAAAAGTTttgcttaaatgtttttctttgtttcacgAAGGCTGATGATACATCTGATCATACATCTATCCCCAAAACTAGAACAAAACGAGACACTCATATACTATAAAATAACTAACAAAAGAAAGTTTACTTGGCcgcagaaggaaaggaatttttatCCAGGATAAATTCAACTGATTCTGTGGAGTTGTTTCCCACTGTCATTTATGCATGTACAATGTCCTTATGTATTATAGCCCCTATAGTTCTTGTATACAGAGGAACAAAAAGCTTGCTCCCCTAACCAATCAAACTACATGAATAATTTCAAAtagttttaaggaaaaataagtcaaattttCATGGAGAGTGGGGGCTATAAAGATGATACAGGCATACTCCACAGGTATTGTGAGTTCAGTTCCAAACCATCACTGCAAAAAAGCAATAAAGTCAACTTTATTTGAGTTTTAGTGTGAACTTCTCTCAGTGGAACACTGAGGTCATTTAGCACTAAGATTGTTAAATgaactaatttcaatattgtgtCTCAGGGAATAAGTAGGACTGAAAGGGAAAATAGACACATACATGAACATACAGTCAGTTGAAtagtcaaaatatatatatttattaagttcatttGTCCTATATGTATGCAATTTGTGGTTCCTCCAAACAATTACAATAATAACATCAAAGATTATTGATCATTGattcactgtaacagacataatGATAAAAAAGTTAGAAATATTATAAGAATTACATAAATATGGCTCAGAGAAATGATGTGAGCACATGCCATTAGAAAAAAGGCactgaggaggcagctaggtagctcagtggattgaaagtcaagccCAGAaattgaggtcctgggttctaatctggcctcagacactgcctatctgtgtgatcctggacaagtcacttaacccctattacctagcccttactacccttGAAGTGTCCTGTTATCGATCCCAAGAATGAAACaaagaccaacaatgtaacacacaggacGGAGTTTATCAAACAAACTTCAGTTTGGACAcagcactctaaaaatggctgagccctgagtctggggcttgcaggctttttatcCTGGAGTGGTAGggggagtgcacaggaattcctggggtgacAGGAGTAAACAGGAATTCCTGGGcctggggtccttatcagttcctagTACATTAACTTTGACTGCAGGGGCGCTAGGGGCAAGGGGGTCAGGTAGAAAATAGTTTCCAGGGCTTGTCCTTCATTCCACACGTCTTCAGCTGtacatgaggaatcttcctcatgTGACCATATCATCATAAGGGGATTCAATAGTTTCAGGGTTTGATAATGTTGGCAAAGGACAATTAGCTGGACAGTATTAATGTAATCCTTGACGAATGCTACTAGGTGATTAAGAATGTATGGAACATAGATTCCTTAACTAACCCCATATGATCAAGCATAAAAGTAAAGAATAACATAGAGTCCTATAGAGGTCATTAGATGCCTTAggctaggagtcacaaggatgcaagggagcaAAGGAACTTTCCTGACAGTAGTTTGCCCGAGTATCGGGGGGTACAATACCCATATCATCTCCCCATCCCTCTCCAAATAACGAAGGGAAAAGGGGTGATGGTCTCAGTCttgtgtagcttcttcagagctgagaatggtgtAGAGCTATCCCTGCCTCTTGTCAGgggagaggtattgactgtaggcaatgtccagggttTCAGGCTGGAATAGTTGCTGAGGTTACAGTGATATCTGGGCGATTCCCATAAGTGCttctaccctagaagcaactagagaagtgacaaggttacaaatgcaaggtccacatatcccacaggggagtagccaaaacttgaacagggaagGAAAGTCTGTGCTCACAGGGCCTTTAGGGGTGTGTCCTCAGTGACTGTCTGGGTCATACGTAGGTGGGGACCTgcctggagatctgaaggatgtccagcgactgcttcccctgattggtAGACAGGTCACAATGGGGAGAGTCAgtccctaagatagaagtgtaaaaaccaggactggggcaaaaaccAGAGCAACGGCtataaacagagaaaattaatACAATAGTAATTGATatcacacatttgcatttgagtatcttagccaacagactccatcttcagaaatcatcttctgacaggaatagatccctttaggaaattggattcctgagttgtttgcagagttggcatgtgatgtttctgttaaagaatatccttctgcaaagtacacattaacatctataaacacttgagtaacaatattttacagattaatttctttaccccagattctgggggaaattcagaaagctttgagctatatttccaagttCAAGAttcaaacttcaactgtggtaaattaaggctccaaatacaagccatctattaataaacttcacctacttctcaaagtatgttccctaataatttaagaattttcaattattatctaataggttgtttggggaaatggaaactttaattctACAATTTGTATTTTGTGTTGATTATGGGAATTTAtcacaaaggaaaaggcagacagggaaaatatttcctcatgtcccaaagACCAGAGTGAGTGGCTTTATGTACAAGCCAAGGCTGTCACTGGTtcatgccattattgtttcactcaaggattagcaTCCTAGATGATCAGAAAAGTCCAAGGTGAGCCTTGGGTTGCCTTCTCCAACCATaccaggacattctctgtcctttttGTACTTTGTtaccattagatcccagaagccttctttttccttaaaagacaaatcttacccattacagctcagagaaagtCTGCTTATCAGTAGTGCAGAAACAAATTTCAatacccccaaacaagccttatttcttcttatttctctttttgtttttaagctaagttttggagtcttgcattcttgcaaaaggtatcctttccaaaccccaggggtacccATCTGGACCCCATAACATTGGTACAATCACagacatttaaaataatcacaacATTCTCATCCCTTCTGTCCAATCACACAGAAGGTGGGAACTGTGGTGTTTCAACTCTTAAGcctatcaacatggaatctagaaaccccaaacttgtagtctCATAAAATCTGATGAACCTCAAGTTTTAGAACTGGCTAacaaattggagaccccaaagcttgtacttattcttgttcccatgagaatccactctgaagggaatctcaggatAGCAGTTTCAGATTGAATAATGGATCCTAAGGTAATTTACAATCCCAGTTAGGTAAGGCTAAACAAAAGCTAAGTACTTTTTGTCTTAGGTAGTtttcccattgtatcagagacactttcccaagaagacccacacctggacAGGGttcatccttttagtatccattataagcagccccttcccttatACCCTAGTTTTtgtctatgattcctttcccaagcttaaTTGTACTTTGTCAGTATAGTTTTGAACGTTCCCATTTCTTTGTAgccttaataataattatatttcccTGTCCCTAGATTTCCCAAAAAGTATGAAACTTACTGTATTTTACCtccttcagcttattttatagttaGGTTTTTCTTCCCAGTGTACATATAAAttcttctcaaggtttttgaaaatagatcaggaaaactaaaagttttttgggggggtggcagTTCTACTCCAAGGAATAGTAATACAATGGGcttttgaaaattggggttacaAACTAAATACTACTCTGAGAATTACACACAGAATCTCATCTAACACCATCAAGCCAAAGTTGATGCACTATGACCAGTTTTTCATATGACCATGATTTCAttgaaaaacaaataggagaggaGTTTAATGTAGATTATAGAGAGGAGTTTATATGCTGATGttttttattgttaaaaaaagTTAAACCTCATTTTTCCATTTACAAATAAACAGTGGGGTCACTCAGGTCACAATTTTGAATATGTATGTGTGATCTAATGTGAGGATAAACTTTCTGCATGGGCAAAAGAACACCAAGTTTTTCTCCCTTCTTGATAGGGCCTTTATATTTAACTGGCTTTATGTAGAATATTTTGACACAAAAAcctaaaaagataagaaaattaaaattactcaATCTCATATTTCAATAGGATTTCTTAGCACACTGAGTTGGATCTGTCCTTCCATGGAATTTGAGGTActtactgtcaacatggaatctagaaaccccaaacttgtagcctcaAAAGATCTGACAAACCctaagttttaggactagcttaatccaccctgaagggaatctcaggctaggaGTTTATGACTGAATAATGAACCCTAAACATAAATGGCAATCCCAATTAGGTGGGACTAAACAAATGCTTTTTTTGTCTTAGGCAGTCTTCCCCAcagtatcagagaccctttcccaagaagaccatccttttagtatccattgtacaTAACCCCTTCCCTTATACCCTAAGGTCCTTTGGCTATGATTTCTTTCCCAAGCTTAATTGTActctgtcagtatagtttgaatactcccatttccttttagctatggtaatgtcaatcatctttccctgcccctggatctcCCCAAATGTTATATAGGGTCCCcagattcttttgttccttggatttccaatctagtggttggctctcccaggggtcagtgaccaacAAGAGTTCAATCCTCCGACTCTGTGTGGGTGTGTAGCACACAGTTTTGTGTGACGGCTTTGAGgaaagcactgaacccctttccttgattaaaagagtggtttttctgactatctaatagttctgtgtttttttttcagataacaCAGGAAATGATTTCTTTACATGGGAACAAAGTATATCTCTGTAATTACCAACTACTAGTCCTAGTTCTACTTAACCTGGTTAACAAcaatttgaagttttttttttttttaaacccttaccttccgtcttggagtcaatactgtgtattggctccaaggcagaagagtggtaagggctaggcaatggggtcaagtgacttgcccagggtcacacagctaggaagtgactgaggccagatttgaacctaggacctcccgtctctaggactggctcaatccactgagctacccagctgccccctgtttttttttttttaacaatagacCTAAACCTAAACTCCTTAAGGAAAAATATCCCTATGTCAGTACTTCAGCCTACCTACCTCCTCCAGATATTTGTACACCATTATTAATTGCATTATTTTTGCTATAAGGTTTGGCTTGACGAATAATTGTTCCAGTGAAGGGGGCATACACAGCTGATCCATCTGTACACTCTACATCCACTCCTTGGTGTGCTCTTTGGCCTCTGgaacagaaataaagaagtaaTGATTTGTGGCCAAATCAGCAGTACAATCTCACTGTTAGTTAGTCCAGTGACTAATGAGTCATAGAAAATGCATTCTTGTTATATCTTTACATCTTGCATTTCCTTATTCTGACTATCCTGCAGAGAAAAAGATGCTCAGTGttgtgacatgggcactgtaccccagaaacccaggtgaactattatcagggaaactcccttgttttgcctcctcctgactctgagcctaaaaacacccaatgagccctctagggtcctgagatgactatcttcctttgattgtcctctagatggacagaaagatgcaccttcaggccacacctcgatcctatcagacatctgttttttccctaaaactaaggaatctttatgtacccaggcagaccccagtatgatcatgcctgagtgactaactctgttgtaaaaagtataaaatccccagaactggtgtcatctgggggaacagcctttcctttcatgctgtcctcccaaggaactgctccccatcttgctgttccaccttgttatcctcctggccattctcaacattacttcctaaattaataaatttctcttttttgtttttaagctgttttggagtcttgcatgcttgcaaaaggtatctttCCCGAACTTCCTGCCCATATCatgttgtatttatttatacaaaataatatttcctaTAGCTTGCATTTGCAAAGGCATTCTACACAAACTAACTTTCCAAATTAACTGAAACATCCctttaatgtttaaaaatctttcctggaaatttattaaaaattctcttttaagGCAACTGACTTGGGGTAATCATAATGTTTGCTATTCATTGTGTCcctgttgttcagtagttttcagTCATACCTGTCTCTTTTTAACTaacttttgagattttcttggcagagatgttaGTGAGatttgctctttccttttccagctcatt encodes:
- the LECT2 gene encoding leukocyte cell-derived chemotaxin-2, with protein sequence MLSFKILVLAVLISTVLAGQWNSICAGNPSNAVRGCDKHGCGDYSAYRRGQRAHQGVDVECTDGSAVYAPFTGTIIRQAKPYSKNNAINNGVQISGGGFCVKIFYIKPVKYKGPIKKGEKLGVLLPMQKVYPHIRSHIHIQNCDLSDPTVYL